A genome region from Drosophila simulans strain w501 chromosome 2R, Prin_Dsim_3.1, whole genome shotgun sequence includes the following:
- the LOC6735071 gene encoding C-type lectin 37Da, whose protein sequence is MSSTKLVCIALVSLVFGQVYLVASEETIAVCPTNFTQVADKCLLVDGSWKNFYEADRHCRSLNAGLLSISNPTEFNVINEWLPIVAPYQPEFWTSGNKLGGTSDYYWQSTGEKALYLPWQTGQPTPTTGDCLILLANVNMTAEGTTLSEHRLSVRNCTKWVPHVCEAPLQIFKTQLCLNTTAFFEAKVPA, encoded by the coding sequence ATGTCGTCGACCAAGTTAGTTTGCATCGCACTGGTCAGCctggtttttggccaagtttatttAGTGGCCAGCGAGGAAACCATTGCTGTTTGTCCCACCAACTTCACCCAGGTGGCGGATAAGTGTCTCCTGGTGGATGGTAGTTGGAAGAACTTCTACGAGGCGGATCGCCATTGTCGATCCCTTAACGCCGGACTTTTGAGCATTAGCAATCCAACGGAGTTCAATGTCATCAACGAATGGCTGCCGATCGTTGCACCCTACCAGCCGGAGTTCTGGACATCCGGAAACAAGCTGGGCGGAACTTCCGATTACTACTGGCAGAGCACTGGAGAGAAGGCCCTCTACCTTCCCTGGCAGACTGGTCAACCCACTCCCACCACCGGTGATTGCCTCATACTGTTGGCCAACGTCAACATGACTGCCGAAGGGACCACATTGAGCGAGCACCGCTTGTCCGTGAGGAACTGCACCAAATGGGTACCCCACGTCTGCGAGGCCCCACTGCAAATCTTCAAGACCCAGCTTTGCCTTAACACTACTGCTTTCTTCGAGGCCAAGGTGCCCGCTTAG
- the LOC6735072 gene encoding C-type lectin 37Da gives MSSTKLVCIALVSLVFGQVYLVASEDTIAVCPTNFTQVADKCLLVDGSWKNFYESDRHCRSLNAGLLSISNPTEFNVINEWLPIIAPYQPEFWTSGNKLGGTSDYYWQSTGEKALYLPWSAGQPTATAGDCLTLMANVTMTPEEAILSVHRLTVKPCTQWAPHICQAPLQIFKTQLCLNTTAFFEAKIPV, from the coding sequence ATGTCGTCGACCAAGTTAGTTTGCATCGCACTGGTCAGCctggtttttggccaagtttatttGGTGGCCAGCGAGGATACCATTGCCGTTTGTCCCACCAACTTCACCCAGGTGGCGGATAAGTGTCTCCTGGTGGATGGTAGTTGGAAGAACTTCTACGAGTCGGATCGCCATTGTCGATCCCTTAACGCCGGACTTCTGAGCATAAGCAATCCAACGGAGTTCAATGTCATCAACGAATGGCTGCCGATCATTGCACCCTACCAGCCGGAGTTCTGGACATCCGGAAACAAGCTGGGCGGAACTTCCGATTACTACTGGCAGAGCACTGGAGAGAAGGCCCTCTACCTTCCCTGGAGTGCTGGTCAACCCACTGCTACCGCCGGTGATTGTCTTACACTGATGGCCAACGTCACCATGACTCCCGAAGAAGCCATATTGAGTGTGCACCGCCTCACGGTGAAGCCCTGCACCCAATGGGCACCCCACATCTGCCAGGCTCCGTTGCAAATCTTCAAGACCCAGCTTTGTCTCAATACCACAGCTTTCTTCGAGGCGAAGATACCGGTTTAA